The Lacipirellula parvula genome window below encodes:
- a CDS encoding NAD(P)H-dependent oxidoreductase subunit E: MPVLSEQIRERIRAEFPKYPDRRAVTLPALHIVHDELRQVSPEAIREISELLEIHPAEIHDTMSFYQFFREPDRPLGKRRVWVCRSISCMLRGGEELLEGLSHKWHVGPGQTSADGSVSLEYAECLGACEGAPCILVDDECHMNVSQEDVERIVGKQ, from the coding sequence ATGCCAGTACTATCAGAACAAATTCGCGAGCGGATTCGGGCCGAGTTCCCGAAGTACCCCGATCGACGCGCGGTGACGTTGCCGGCGCTGCACATCGTGCACGACGAGCTACGTCAGGTTTCGCCGGAAGCGATTCGCGAGATCAGCGAACTGCTCGAAATTCATCCGGCCGAGATCCACGACACAATGTCGTTCTACCAGTTCTTCCGCGAGCCCGACCGGCCGCTGGGGAAGCGTCGGGTCTGGGTCTGCCGCAGCATTTCTTGTATGCTCCGAGGCGGCGAGGAACTGCTCGAGGGTCTGTCCCACAAGTGGCATGTCGGTCCTGGCCAAACCTCGGCCGATGGATCGGTGTCGCTCGAATATGCCGAGTGTCTCGGAGCGTGCGAAGGAGCGCCTTGCATCCTCGTCGACGACGAGTGCCACATGAACGTCTCGCAAGAAGACGTGGAGAGGATTGTGGGCAAGCAGTAG
- the nuoF gene encoding NADH-quinone oxidoreductase subunit NuoF: MPAFEPVLLARIAKPNSAKLETYRADGGYGALKKALSMTPVDVTTLVKDSVLRGRGGAGFPAGLKWTFLPKDHPGPIYLCVNADESEPGTFNNRILMELDPHQLIEGIAIACYAIKSEKAYLYLRYEYGRSYRVLDAAIKECYAAGLLGKNIMGSGFNLDIVLHRGAAAYICGEETGLIESLEGKRAWPRIKPPFPAIEGLFRKPTIVNNVETLCCVTHILNRGSEWFKSIGVPPDPNNPRDMGSYGPKLYCISGHVNKPGCVELPLGVTARELIDEHAGGVWKGRKAKAVVPGGISMGFLSADELDTPLDFNGPGKAGCLGLGTAAVVVVDDQTSMVDVLYNCCRFMSHESCGQCTPCREGTAWMTKILERIRAGHGKMEDLDTLTEVAGSMGIIPGTTICGLSDGAAWPVKNAIRKFRADFEEYISSGRRSVTSAQELMAGAH, encoded by the coding sequence ATGCCTGCTTTCGAACCAGTCCTGTTGGCCCGGATTGCCAAGCCGAACAGCGCGAAGCTGGAAACGTATCGCGCCGACGGCGGCTACGGAGCGCTGAAGAAGGCGCTGTCGATGACGCCGGTCGACGTGACGACGCTCGTGAAGGATTCGGTTCTTCGCGGTCGCGGCGGCGCGGGTTTCCCCGCGGGGTTGAAGTGGACCTTCCTCCCGAAGGATCATCCGGGCCCGATCTACCTCTGCGTCAACGCCGACGAGAGCGAGCCGGGCACCTTCAACAACCGCATCCTGATGGAGCTCGATCCCCATCAGTTGATCGAGGGGATCGCGATCGCCTGCTATGCGATCAAGTCGGAGAAGGCCTACCTCTATCTGCGTTACGAATACGGTCGCAGCTACCGCGTGCTCGATGCGGCGATCAAAGAGTGTTACGCCGCCGGCCTGCTCGGCAAGAACATCATGGGCTCGGGGTTCAACCTCGACATCGTCCTCCACCGTGGGGCGGCCGCTTACATTTGCGGCGAAGAGACCGGGCTGATCGAAAGCCTTGAGGGCAAGCGGGCTTGGCCGCGGATCAAGCCGCCGTTCCCCGCCATCGAAGGTTTGTTCCGCAAGCCGACGATCGTCAACAACGTCGAAACGCTCTGCTGCGTGACGCACATCCTCAATCGCGGTTCGGAGTGGTTCAAGTCGATCGGCGTGCCGCCTGATCCGAACAACCCCCGCGATATGGGCAGCTACGGCCCGAAGCTTTACTGCATCAGCGGCCACGTGAACAAGCCAGGCTGCGTCGAGTTGCCGCTGGGCGTCACCGCTCGCGAGCTGATTGACGAACATGCCGGCGGGGTTTGGAAAGGCCGCAAGGCGAAGGCGGTCGTGCCGGGCGGCATCAGCATGGGTTTCCTCTCGGCCGATGAACTCGACACGCCGCTCGACTTCAACGGTCCGGGCAAGGCGGGGTGCCTTGGTCTCGGCACCGCGGCCGTCGTCGTCGTCGACGATCAGACAAGCATGGTCGACGTGTTGTACAACTGCTGCCGGTTCATGTCGCACGAGTCGTGCGGTCAGTGCACGCCGTGCCGCGAAGGGACCGCGTGGATGACGAAGATCCTCGAGCGGATTCGCGCCGGTCACGGCAAGATGGAAGACCTCGACACGCTGACGGAAGTCGCCGGCTCGATGGGCATCATCCCGGGCACGACGATTTGCGGCCTGTCGGACGGGGCCGCTTGGCCGGTGAAGAACGCGATCAGAAAGTTCCGCGCCGATTTTGAAGAGTATATCAGCAGCGGCCGGCGATCAGTGACGAGTGCTCAAGAACTGATGGCGGGAGCCCACTAA
- a CDS encoding molybdopterin-dependent oxidoreductase: MATAIINNQTLELKDGEQLNCIQAAQRIGYEIPSYCWHPALSVVASCRMCLVEVGDTKPDGTVVMQPKLVPGCQTPVKEGTVVIADSEKVKAAQKATLEYLLLNHPLDCPTCDQAGECFLQDYSYKYGRGYSRLQEPKNIKPDKDHIGENITLFTDRCIMCTRCVRFTREVSGTSELQVVSRGSAETIDTFPGIPCDNKLAGNVVDLCPVGALCSKDFLYQQRVWWLKTTKSVCAGCSTGCSVDVDQNEDQVYRLTPRSNPLAQGDFMCDEGRFGWKYIHSDERLTFPARRKNGEIRTRDWDDVIPSLQKALAKAVGRAPEKCAAVFSPWMTVEEAYMLASYLRGLSPKVKLALGPVKTVGEDDTYPKDFFGKPKEPVKFTIRAEKAPNRRGVQMVLNHFGGAATTLSDLAADGAAGKLEAIYLVGGDPTGWLESQQATGLGKASLVIVQDILPSTISERADFLLTGGSFAERDGSFVNYKGLAQQIGRSVRGPDGTRPDGRILWDLTGRKGLFNAAAVRKEMAEKIPAFAAFAQGTLGDCGVLLNEHGAPEAHVVAKA; the protein is encoded by the coding sequence ATGGCCACGGCGATCATCAATAACCAGACGCTCGAGCTCAAGGATGGAGAGCAGCTGAACTGCATCCAGGCGGCGCAGCGGATCGGCTACGAGATTCCTTCTTACTGCTGGCACCCGGCGTTGTCGGTCGTCGCCAGCTGCCGCATGTGCTTGGTCGAAGTGGGCGATACCAAGCCGGACGGCACGGTCGTCATGCAACCGAAGCTCGTCCCCGGCTGTCAGACGCCGGTGAAAGAGGGCACGGTCGTCATCGCCGACAGCGAAAAGGTAAAGGCCGCTCAAAAGGCGACGCTCGAATACCTGCTGCTCAACCACCCGCTCGATTGCCCGACGTGCGATCAGGCGGGCGAGTGCTTCCTGCAGGACTACAGCTATAAGTACGGTCGCGGCTACAGCCGGCTCCAAGAGCCGAAGAACATCAAGCCGGATAAGGACCACATCGGCGAGAACATCACGCTGTTCACTGATCGTTGCATTATGTGCACGCGCTGCGTGCGGTTCACGCGCGAGGTGAGCGGCACGTCGGAACTGCAGGTGGTCTCGCGTGGCTCGGCCGAGACGATCGACACGTTCCCCGGCATTCCGTGTGACAACAAGCTTGCCGGCAACGTGGTCGACCTCTGCCCGGTTGGCGCCCTTTGCAGCAAAGACTTCCTCTACCAGCAGCGTGTTTGGTGGCTGAAGACGACCAAGAGCGTTTGCGCCGGCTGCAGCACTGGTTGCAGCGTCGACGTCGATCAAAACGAAGACCAAGTCTATCGCCTGACGCCGCGGTCGAACCCGCTGGCACAAGGCGACTTCATGTGCGACGAAGGCCGTTTTGGCTGGAAGTACATTCACAGCGACGAACGCCTCACATTCCCGGCTCGTCGCAAGAACGGCGAAATTCGCACCCGCGATTGGGACGACGTCATTCCTTCGCTGCAGAAGGCGCTGGCGAAGGCCGTGGGTCGCGCCCCCGAAAAGTGCGCCGCCGTCTTCTCGCCGTGGATGACGGTTGAAGAAGCTTACATGCTGGCAAGCTACCTCCGCGGTTTGTCGCCGAAGGTGAAGTTGGCTCTTGGCCCGGTGAAGACCGTTGGCGAGGATGACACCTATCCGAAGGACTTCTTTGGCAAGCCGAAGGAGCCGGTGAAGTTCACGATTCGCGCCGAGAAGGCGCCGAACCGTCGCGGCGTGCAAATGGTGCTGAACCACTTCGGCGGCGCGGCGACGACGCTGAGCGATCTCGCCGCCGACGGCGCCGCGGGCAAGCTCGAAGCGATTTACCTCGTGGGCGGCGATCCGACCGGCTGGCTTGAGTCGCAGCAAGCAACGGGCCTAGGCAAGGCGTCGCTGGTAATCGTGCAAGACATTCTTCCTTCGACGATCAGCGAGCGGGCCGACTTCTTGCTCACGGGCGGTTCGTTTGCCGAACGCGATGGCAGCTTTGTGAACTACAAGGGACTGGCCCAGCAAATTGGACGCTCAGTTCGCGGCCCCGATGGGACGCGGCCTGATGGTCGAATCCTATGGGATCTGACCGGTCGCAAGGGGCTGTTCAATGCCGCTGCGGTGCGGAAAGAAATGGCCGAGAAGATTCCGGCGTTCGCCGCGTTCGCGCAAGGCACGCTGGGCGACTGCGGCGTGCTGCTCAACGAGCATGGCGCCCCGGAAGCTCACGTGGTGGCGAAGGCTTAG
- the nuoH gene encoding NADH-quinone oxidoreductase subunit NuoH, translating to MDAILEYIPKELITTLVTIAVVVGVTLGVISYLILLERKLSAWMQDRRGPNRVGPMGIFQPLADGAKFLLKEEVTPAGADKVLFYAAPGIGFMTTMLAFSVVPFGPVGVEGIPWFVRFLIAPDVNIGIVFIFAITSLSVYGVILGGWASNNKYSALGSLRASAQVISYEIPLGMSILGIALLGSTLDINTLLMQQTGSFWDWYFWTQPLACLIFFTSALAEANRLPFDLSECEQELVGGFHTEYSSMKFALFFLGEYAHVILTSFLTSILFFGGWHFPWIATPESAYTGAWVVKIGVLLFKVGMVIVFIMLLRWTIPRFRFDQLMNLSWKALIPLSLANMVAVMTVLQFGWDRWWLTPISLGLFAVAGLISVAMKRAEIRHRPSAAELAHQFAT from the coding sequence ATGGACGCCATTCTCGAATACATCCCGAAAGAGCTGATCACCACGCTGGTGACGATCGCGGTCGTCGTCGGCGTGACGCTCGGCGTGATCTCGTACCTCATTCTGCTGGAGCGGAAGCTTTCGGCATGGATGCAGGATCGCCGCGGTCCGAATCGCGTCGGCCCGATGGGGATTTTCCAGCCGCTCGCCGACGGCGCCAAGTTTTTGCTCAAGGAAGAAGTCACTCCGGCGGGCGCCGACAAGGTGCTGTTCTACGCGGCGCCGGGCATCGGCTTCATGACGACGATGCTCGCCTTCTCGGTCGTGCCGTTCGGGCCAGTCGGCGTCGAGGGCATTCCGTGGTTTGTGCGGTTCCTCATCGCTCCGGACGTCAACATTGGCATCGTGTTCATCTTCGCGATCACGAGCCTGTCTGTGTACGGCGTGATCCTCGGCGGCTGGGCTTCGAATAACAAGTACAGCGCCCTCGGTTCGCTGCGGGCGAGTGCTCAGGTCATCAGCTACGAAATCCCGCTCGGCATGTCGATCCTCGGCATCGCCCTGCTCGGCAGCACGCTCGACATCAACACGCTGCTCATGCAGCAAACGGGCAGCTTCTGGGACTGGTACTTCTGGACGCAGCCCTTGGCGTGCCTGATTTTCTTCACCAGTGCCCTGGCCGAAGCGAATCGCCTGCCGTTCGACCTGTCGGAGTGCGAACAAGAACTCGTCGGCGGTTTCCACACGGAATACAGCTCGATGAAGTTCGCCCTGTTCTTCCTCGGCGAATACGCTCACGTGATTCTCACCAGCTTCCTGACGAGCATTTTGTTCTTCGGCGGCTGGCACTTCCCGTGGATCGCCACGCCCGAGTCGGCCTACACCGGCGCCTGGGTCGTCAAGATCGGCGTGCTGCTGTTCAAGGTCGGCATGGTGATCGTCTTCATCATGTTGCTTCGCTGGACGATTCCGCGTTTCCGCTTCGACCAACTGATGAACCTGTCGTGGAAGGCGCTGATTCCGCTGTCGCTCGCCAACATGGTGGCGGTGATGACGGTGCTGCAATTTGGCTGGGACCGTTGGTGGTTGACGCCGATCTCGCTCGGTTTGTTCGCCGTCGCCGGTTTGATCAGCGTCGCGATGAAGCGAGCAGAAATTCGGCATCGCCCCAGCGCGGCGGAGTTGGCGCACCAGTTCGCGACGTAG
- a CDS encoding NuoI/complex I 23 kDa subunit family protein, producing MAVAKDDVMWIEEPEMGFWEMTFLPAILDGLKTTIRHVTHYDPVTQQYPEEKPSLPLHYRGVHRLNRDEKGRVKCVACMLCATACPADCISIEASAAPPDWPDRDKFPATFVLDELRCIYCGMCEEACPVDAIELTHIYDLTGETRESMRFDREKLLAVYDKTKDDPRDPLRTRRGKLGPAADFGTLPTVAPATQVTAGDRSAQSTAPGTIHTYNNPRPFDDPGGAT from the coding sequence ATGGCTGTTGCAAAAGACGACGTAATGTGGATCGAGGAGCCCGAGATGGGGTTCTGGGAGATGACATTTCTCCCGGCCATTCTCGACGGCCTCAAGACCACGATCCGCCACGTCACCCATTACGATCCGGTCACGCAGCAATATCCGGAAGAGAAGCCGTCGTTGCCGCTGCACTATCGCGGCGTCCACCGGCTCAATCGTGACGAGAAGGGCCGCGTAAAGTGCGTCGCCTGCATGTTGTGCGCGACGGCTTGCCCGGCCGACTGCATCTCGATCGAAGCTTCCGCAGCGCCGCCTGATTGGCCCGATCGCGACAAGTTCCCCGCTACGTTCGTCCTCGACGAACTCCGCTGCATCTACTGCGGCATGTGTGAGGAAGCCTGCCCGGTCGACGCGATCGAGCTGACGCACATTTACGATTTGACCGGCGAGACGCGCGAGTCGATGCGGTTCGACCGCGAGAAGCTGCTCGCTGTGTACGACAAGACGAAAGACGATCCCCGCGATCCGCTCCGTACGCGACGCGGCAAGCTTGGTCCGGCCGCTGACTTCGGCACGTTGCCGACCGTGGCGCCGGCGACTCAAGTCACCGCTGGCGACCGCTCGGCTCAATCGACGGCGCCTGGCACGATCCACACCTACAACAATCCTCGTCCCTTCGACGATCCCGGGGGGGCGACGTAA